Sequence from the Rhodococcus jostii RHA1 genome:
CGCGGTCAGCTGGGGTGCCAACCAGTTCGCCCCGATGCAGCTCGTCTACCGCGAACATCTCGGTCTCGGCAACGGCTCGTTCACCGCGATGCTCGCGTCGTACGTCGTCGGGCTGGTACCCGCCCTGCTGTACTTCGGGCGCGTGTCCGACCGGTTCGGCCGGCGCGCGGTGATCCGCCCGATGATCCCCGTCGGCATCGTCTCCTCCCTCGTCCTCATCGCGGGCGCCGCCGTCCCCGACCTGCTCTACCTGGGCCGGGTGCTGGCCGGACTCGCCTCCGGCATGGCGTTCGGCGCCGGAACCGCCTGGATGAAGGAACTCAGCTCCACCGCGCCCGCCGGGGCGGGTGCACGCCGCGCCGCCGTGTCGTTGTCCGCGGGATTCGGCTGCGGAGCCCTGTTCGCCGGCATGATCGCGCAGTGGCTCCCCGCCCCCGAACTGCTCCCGTACCTGGTGCACATCGCGTTGATGCTCGGGGCCCTTGCGTTGGTGTGGGCGGTGCCCGACGTGCGCGTCCGGGCGACCGACCTCACCGCCACACCCCTGTCGGCGCTGGCGACACCCCAGTTCCGGTGGCGCATCGCGCCCTGGGCACCGTGGGTGTTCGGTGTGGCGACCGTGTCGTTCGCGACCCTTCCGCCGCTCGTCTCCGAGTCGCTGCGGTCCACGTCGGTGGCCTTCACCGGGCTCGTCGCGGCGCTGACCCTGATCACCGGGGCGATG
This genomic interval carries:
- a CDS encoding MFS transporter; this encodes MLSPWVRLAAALFAVSWGANQFAPMQLVYREHLGLGNGSFTAMLASYVVGLVPALLYFGRVSDRFGRRAVIRPMIPVGIVSSLVLIAGAAVPDLLYLGRVLAGLASGMAFGAGTAWMKELSSTAPAGAGARRAAVSLSAGFGCGALFAGMIAQWLPAPELLPYLVHIALMLGALALVWAVPDVRVRATDLTATPLSALATPQFRWRIAPWAPWVFGVATVSFATLPPLVSESLRSTSVAFTGLVAALTLITGAMIQPWAKRWSQQDDAAAGIRVGITLGVLGFGAATVVAYTDGALSVAAIVVAAFLLGSCYGILLGSGLASVERLAPADELAQTVAVFYCLIYVGFTVPFVISLLAPHVGYAACFVGAALLMLLSVAVGRMVKDRHLTHT